A region of the Roseobacter denitrificans OCh 114 genome:
CCAGCTCGCTTTCGCTATAATATGTGTAACGCCTGCCCAAGGTATCGCGTTTGCTGCCCGTGCCGGTTTTGACCCCGATGTGAAACCGCCCGCCGGGTTTCAGGGCGGTCGCGATCCGGGCCAAATGCTTTGGCATGTCATCGCGCGGGGCATGGAGCAGCGAGAAATTGGCCCAGATCCCATCGTAGTGATCGACCTGTGTGACATCCTCGAAACCGGCTTTGCGGGCGCTCACACCCGCGTGGCGCCCGGCCAGTGCCACCATTTCAGGGACCGGGTCAAAGGCGTCCACAACAAGCCCGGCTCGTGCCATTGCGGCGGCTGACCCGCCCGGACCACAGCCCAGATCAAGGACGCGCCCGCGCTTCGGCATGGCCGCGATAAAGGCGACCAGGCTCGGGTCCCGAGCGGCGGCCTCGTCGGTCAGATTGGCATAGTCATCCGCTTTGGCCGCATAGACGGAGAGGGTTTCAGCATCACTCACAGGAACACCCCGACGGCCAGACAGGCGACTACGATGCTGGTCAACAAAATGCGCAGGGACATCCACCATCTTGGCGCGAGGCCCCAGATCGAAAAGGCGAAATCAAGGATCAGGAGACCAAGGAACCCGAAAATCAGATTGGTTGCGGCTGCCGTCGGCCCGCCCCCGGACATGAAAAACGCCCAAAGGGCAGGGACCACTGAAAGCGTGTAAGCGGTGGCTGCGCGCGCACCCTGCGCCTTGGTTGCAAAGCCCCAGAGCACGCCCGACATGAAGGACAGGATCACCGTCCCGTAGAAAAGCTGTATGTAGGGCCCGACAAAACGCGGGCCCAGTGCGCGGACCCCCCATTGGGCCAGTGGCTCGGCCAGATAGGTCGCGGCCCCCCAGACAAAGGGGATGAGGCCGGCGAGGCCAAGGAGGAGCGGTGCAAAGGGGATCGATTTCATGAGCCGCAACATGAGCCTGAGCGCCGCCCAAGGCAAGAGGCTGTGATCACTTTGTCATGCGCCCGCCGCTCAACTGGCCGGGGTCCGCCACGGACAGCGTGCTGGTGTCCGTGAGGGTCAGGCCGAGCCGTGTACAGACCACTTCGGAAGCAGTATTGCCGGGCTCGATTCCGGTGAAAAACCGCGTAAAGCCGTATCTTTGCGCCATCTCCAGCATCACCTCGGCCCCGAGGCGCAATGACAGCCCGAAACCGCGCCAGTCCGGCACGGTGGACAGCATGCCCCACCAGCATTCGACCTGCCCCTCAGGGTGATCGGCGTGCATATAGGAGGCGGCGGCCGCACAGGAGACGACCTCGCCCTGATCCGTGACGGCCATGCGGCACAGCCCCGGTTGTAGCGCGCCGCTCAACACGGCGAGGTGTGGTGGCAGAACGCCGCAAGCCAGCGCGGCGCGGGCCAAGGATGCGCGCAGGCGGTTGTCGCTTTCGCCCGTCAGCCAGAGGCTGGTGAGACCGTCAGGCAGCTGTTTGCTGGTGACGGTTTCGCGCGCGGCCTGCAATGCAGAGGCGTCACCGACCCAGCGTGCATAGTGCACAGCGCTCAGGTCATGGGGTTTGAGCTGCTGCACCAGCGCAGGCATCTGATCGTTTTGCACATGGGCAAAATGGCTGGCCCCTTGCAGCCGTGTCATGGACACCAGTTCCGCAAAGGGGGTACGGTCCGGGCTGACGATGCCGACGGTCCGGCCATAATAGGTATAGTTGATGTTGCTTCTGGTCAGATCATGCAGGGCCCGCCCCCGGCCCAAAAGCGCTTGCTGATCGGGGGAGCCAAAAGTGTCTTGTCTGGCGGACATGCGGTGACGGTCAGGCCGGTTCGCGCAGGACACGCGGTACTTTGAATTCCACGTTTTCGACCGCCGTCTCGACCACCTCTTGGGTCACATCATAATGTGCGTCGAACGCGGCGATCACCTCGTTGATCAAGACCTCTGGCGCAGATGCCCCGGCGGTGATGCCAATGCTGCTGATGCCATCAAGGGCGCGCCAGTCGATATCCGTGGCGCGCTGGACGAGTTGCGCGTATTGACAACCGGCCCGTGCGCCAACCTCGACAAGGCGGCGCGAGTTTGACGAGTTGGGAGCCCCGACAACCAGCATCGCGTCACATTTCGGGGCCATGGCCTTGACGGCCTCCTGTCGGTTGGTGGTCGCATAGCAGATGTCTTCCTTGTGCGGGCCCACGATCAATGGGAAACGCTGCTGCAAGGCGTGGACCACATCGGCGGTGTCATCAACGCTGAGCGTGGTTTGTGTGACATAGGCCAGTTTCGCGGGGTCTCTTACCTTTACGGTCGCCACATCTTCCGGGGTTTCCACCAACAGCACCTCACCTTCGGGCAATTGCCCCATGGTGCCGACAGTTTCGGGGTGGCCTGCATGACCGATCATGATCATCTGCAGCCCGTTGTCCGCATGGCGTTGGGCTTCGATATGCACCTTGCTCACAAGCGGGCAGGTCGCATCCACATAGACGAGGTTGCGCGCTTGCGCCGCCGTGGGCACGGATTTGGGCACGCCATGGGCGGAAAAAATGACGGGTCGGTCGTCGGGGCATTCCGAAAGCTCTTCGACAAAGATGGCGCCTTTTGCGCGCAGCCCGTCCACCACGAATTTGTTGTGCACGATTTCATGCCTGACATAAACGGGCGCGCCCCATTTATCGAGCGCCAGTTCCACGATCTTGATCGCGCGATCAACGCCCGCGCAAAAGCCACGGGGCGCTGCAAGATAGAGGGTCAGGGGCGGTTTCGTCATGTCTTACTCCGGATCAGATGTCTCAGAGGTAAGGGTTTGACGCGGCTGCGTCCAGAGGGTGACATGCCGCAACGCAGGCCCCCCTCTGAAACGGCTTTCTTTCAGCTTGCTTCGTTATACTCGCGTGGAGGGCGACCGATAACGTCTTTCAGCTCGTCGAGCTCGATGAAATTGTCCGCCTGACGACGCAACTCGTCAGAAATCATCGGGGGCTGGCTGCGAATCGTCGACACGACGGAAACACGCACACCGGAGCGCTGAAGGCTTTCGATCAGCGGGCGGAAATCTCCATCGCCGGAAAACAGGACAATGTGATCAACACGCGGGGCAAGCTCCATCGCGTCCACCGTCAGTTCGATGTCCATGTTGCCCTTGACCTTACGGCGGCCCATGCTGTCGGTGTATTCCTTTGCCGGTTTCGTCACCATCGTGAACCCGTTGTAATTCAACCAGTCCACAAGTGGTCGGATCGGAGAGTACTCGTCATTCTCAAGCAGCGCCGTGTAGTAGAACGCGCGCAGCAATTTGCCACGGCGCATGAACTCCTGACGCAGCAGTTTGTAGTCAATGTCAAACCCCAGTGATTTGGCAGCGGCGTACAAATTCGAGCCGTCGATGAACAGCGCGAGCCGTTCGTCCTTGTAAAACATCTAAGTGTCCTTTCGATTGGTCAGGCGCTGGTGCTCGTAAAAAGTTGTGATAAAATTTCTGCACCCGACAATTGAACAAAATAGGGTTTTTTGACTGTGCCGCAAGTGACAAGACAGGGGAAAATTGGCAAAAAATCGCCACAATTACGGTCACTTGCACTGATTGCCGTTGGGTCAAACCAAGGCTTACGCAACGGAACCCCACACGATACCGTACTGAATGCATTGAAAGAATTTCCCGTTAAGGTTGGATCGATTCGGGCTTTCAGCAGGCTGTTTCGCACGGCTGCCTTCCCGGCGGGATCCGGCCCGGATTTCGTCAATGCGGCCTTTGCCCTTGAGACGGAACTGGATGCAGCCG
Encoded here:
- a CDS encoding class I SAM-dependent methyltransferase yields the protein MSDAETLSVYAAKADDYANLTDEAAARDPSLVAFIAAMPKRGRVLDLGCGPGGSAAAMARAGLVVDAFDPVPEMVALAGRHAGVSARKAGFEDVTQVDHYDGIWANFSLLHAPRDDMPKHLARIATALKPGGRFHIGVKTGTGSKRDTLGRRYTYYSESELVDLLAAAGLTVFDRREGCDTGLDGVDAHWIVLAAHA
- a CDS encoding DUF3429 domain-containing protein, which produces MKSIPFAPLLLGLAGLIPFVWGAATYLAEPLAQWGVRALGPRFVGPYIQLFYGTVILSFMSGVLWGFATKAQGARAATAYTLSVVPALWAFFMSGGGPTAAATNLIFGFLGLLILDFAFSIWGLAPRWWMSLRILLTSIVVACLAVGVFL
- a CDS encoding N-acetyltransferase — its product is MSARQDTFGSPDQQALLGRGRALHDLTRSNINYTYYGRTVGIVSPDRTPFAELVSMTRLQGASHFAHVQNDQMPALVQQLKPHDLSAVHYARWVGDASALQAARETVTSKQLPDGLTSLWLTGESDNRLRASLARAALACGVLPPHLAVLSGALQPGLCRMAVTDQGEVVSCAAAASYMHADHPEGQVECWWGMLSTVPDWRGFGLSLRLGAEVMLEMAQRYGFTRFFTGIEPGNTASEVVCTRLGLTLTDTSTLSVADPGQLSGGRMTK
- the ispH gene encoding 4-hydroxy-3-methylbut-2-enyl diphosphate reductase, which translates into the protein MTKPPLTLYLAAPRGFCAGVDRAIKIVELALDKWGAPVYVRHEIVHNKFVVDGLRAKGAIFVEELSECPDDRPVIFSAHGVPKSVPTAAQARNLVYVDATCPLVSKVHIEAQRHADNGLQMIMIGHAGHPETVGTMGQLPEGEVLLVETPEDVATVKVRDPAKLAYVTQTTLSVDDTADVVHALQQRFPLIVGPHKEDICYATTNRQEAVKAMAPKCDAMLVVGAPNSSNSRRLVEVGARAGCQYAQLVQRATDIDWRALDGISSIGITAGASAPEVLINEVIAAFDAHYDVTQEVVETAVENVEFKVPRVLREPA
- a CDS encoding NYN domain-containing protein, translating into MFYKDERLALFIDGSNLYAAAKSLGFDIDYKLLRQEFMRRGKLLRAFYYTALLENDEYSPIRPLVDWLNYNGFTMVTKPAKEYTDSMGRRKVKGNMDIELTVDAMELAPRVDHIVLFSGDGDFRPLIESLQRSGVRVSVVSTIRSQPPMISDELRRQADNFIELDELKDVIGRPPREYNEAS